A stretch of the Aegilops tauschii subsp. strangulata cultivar AL8/78 chromosome 4, Aet v6.0, whole genome shotgun sequence genome encodes the following:
- the LOC109747085 gene encoding oxysterol-binding protein-related protein 3C, which yields MGSKDQDLAASSGGGGGFFSSIAAGVRSWGTAVHKSVNGLVGYEGLEVINPDGGTDDAEAEAMKGRWKQEDRDSYWKMMNKYIGSDVTSLVTLPVIIFEPMSMLQKMAELMEYCDLLDKADECEDPHMRMVYASTWALSAYLAYHRTWKPFNPILGETYEMVNHQGITFIAEQVSHHPPMGVAHCENDHFTYDITSKLKTKFLGNSVEVYPVGRTRVTLKKSGVVLELVPPLTKVNNLIFGRTWVDSFGEMVLTNLTTGDKAVLYFQPCGWFGAGRFEVDGYVYTAAEEPKIMMTGKWNKSMSYQPCDQEGDPLPGTELKEVWKAAPAPPNDKYQYTYFAHKINSFDTAPKKLLPSDSRLRPDRYALEKGDMSKSGAHKSRLEEQQRAEKKIRDTKGEQFTPKWFKMTEDISPTPWGDLEVYEYNGRYAEHRAAIDSSSVVAEETDVSSIEFNPWQYGDSPSQ from the exons GTTGGTTGGCTATGAAGGGCTTGAAGTTATCAATCCAGATGGAGGCACAGATGATGCGGAAGCAGAGGCTATGAAGGGGCGATGGAAACAGGAG GATCGCGACAGTTACTGGAAGATGATGAACAAGTACATAGGATCAGATGTAACGTCACTTGTTACACTTCCAGTCATCATCTTTGAGCCGATGTCAATGCTTCAGAAAATGGCAGAG TTAATGGAATATTGTGACCTGTTAGACAAAGCAGATGAATGTGAGGATCCGCACATGCGGATGGTATATGCTT CTACATGGGCTTTGTCAGCCTACCTAGCCTACCACCGTACGTGGAAGCCTTTCAATCCCATCCTTGGAGAGACGTATGAGATGGTTAACCACCAGGGTATTACATTTATTGCTGAGCAG GTAAGTCATCATCCTCCGATGGGTGTAGCTCACTGTGAGAACGATCATTTTACTTACGACATCACATCGAAGTTGAAGACGAAGTTCTTGGGAAACTCAGTGGAAGTGTATCCAGTTGGAAG GACTAGAGTAACACTTAAGAAGTCTGGTGTCGTGTTGGAATTGGTACCACCACTGACCAAGGTCAACAACTTAATATTTGGGCGCACATGGGTAGACTCTTTTGGAGAGATGGTCCTGACAAATCTGACAACTGGAGACAAAGCCGTGCTGTATTTCCAGCCATGCGGCTGGTTTGG GGCTGGGCGATTCGAGGTGGATGGGTATGTATATACTGCAGCTGAAGAACCGAAAATAATGATGACAGGAAAATGGAACAAGTCCATGAGTTACCAGCCTTGTGATCAAGAAGGTGATCCTCTTCCAGGGACCGAGCTAAAAGAG GTCTGGAAAGCCGCTCCTGCTCCACCGAATGACAAGTACCAGTATACATACTTTGCGCACAAAATAAATAGCTTTGATACAGCACCTAAGAAGCTCTTGCCTTCAGACTCCCGATTAAGGCCCGACAGATATGCCCTTGAGAAGGGCGACATGTCTAAATCTGGGGCACACAAGAGCAG GCTTGAAGAACAACAAAGAGCTGAGAAGAAAATTCGGGACACCAAGGGGGAGCAATTTACTCCAAAATGGTTCAAAATGACCGAGGACATCTCCCCTACGCCGTGGGGCGATCTGGAGGTGTATGAGTACAATGGCAGATACGCCGAGCACCGGGCTGCGATAGACAGCTCTAGCGTCGTCGCCGAGGAGACAGACGTGAGCTCCATCGAGTTCAACCCGTGGCAGTATGGTGACTCGCCTTCCCAATGA